A DNA window from Loxodonta africana isolate mLoxAfr1 chromosome 7, mLoxAfr1.hap2, whole genome shotgun sequence contains the following coding sequences:
- the CCKBR gene encoding gastrin/cholecystokinin type B receptor isoform X2 gives MELLRLNRSVPGPGPGSGASLCRPGGLLLNGSSASNLSCESPRIRGAGTRGVSVSVSTLSLVAIALERYSAICRPLQARVWQTRSHAARVIVATWLLSGLLMVPYPVYTAVQPAGPRVLQCVHRWPSARVRQTWSVLLLLLLFFVPGVVMAVAYGLISRELYLGLRFDGDSDSDSQSRVRSQGGLQDPAQRNGHCRIETGLAGEDGDGCYVQLPRSRPALELSALTAPTSGPGHGPQPVQAKLLAKKRVVRMLLVIVVLFFLCWLPVYSANTWRAFDGPGAHRALSGAPISFIHLLSYASACVNPLVYCFMHRRFRQACLETCSRCWPRPPRARPRPLPDEDPPTPSIASLSRLSYTTISTLGPG, from the exons ATGGAGCTGCTGAGGCTGAACCGGAGCGTGCCGGGACCCGGACCTGGGTCGGGGGCTTCTCTGTGCCGCCCAGGGGGCCTCCTCCTCAACGGCAGCAGTGCCAGCAACCTCAGCTGCGAGTCCCCACGCATCCGCGGAGCCGGGACACGAG GGGTATCTGTGAGTGTGTCCACACTAAGCCTCGTGGCCATCGCCCTGGAACGGTACAGCGCCATCTGTCGGCCACTGCAGGCGCGTGTATGGCAGACGCGCTCCCACGCGGCTCGCGTGATTGTAGCCACATGGTTGCTGTCCGGGCTGCTCATGGTGCCCTACCCCGTGTACACCGCCGTGCAGCCAGCAGGGCCCCGTGTGCTACAGTGTGTGCATCGCTGGCCCAGTGCGCGCGTCCGCCAGACCTG GTCGgtgctgctgctcctgctcttgTTCTTCGTCCCGGGTGTGGTTATGGCTGTGGCCTACGGGCTAATCTCCCGCGAGCTCTACCTGGGGCTTCGCTTTGACGGTGACAGTGACAGCGACAGCCAGAGCCGGGTCCGAAGCCAAGGAGGGCTGCAGG ATCCAGCCCAACGGAACGGACATTGCCGGATCGAGACTGGGCTGGCTGGCGAGGACGGCGATGGCTGCTACGTGCAGCTTCCACGCTCCCGGCCTGCACTGGAGCTGTCGGCGCTGACGGCGCCCACTTCTGGGCCAGGACACGGCCCCCAGCCGGTCCAGGCAAAGTTGTTGGCCAAGAAGCGAGTGGTGCGAATGTTGCTGGTGATCGTTGTGCTTTTTTTCCTGTGTTGGCTGCCAGTGTACAGTGCCAACACGTGGCGCGCCTTCGATGGTCCTGGTGCGCACCGCGCACTCTCGGGTGCACCGATCTCCTTCATCCACTTGCTGAGCTATGCCTCCGCCTGTGTCAATCCCCTGGTCTACTGCTTCATGCACCGTCGCTTTCGTCAAGCCTGCCTCGAAACTTGCTCCCGCTGCTGGCCCCGCCCTCCACGAGCTCGCCCCAGGCCTCTCCCAGACGAGGACCCTCCCACCCCTTCCATTGCTTCGCTCTCCAGGCTGAGCTACACCACCATCAGCACTCTGGGGCCGGGCTGA
- the CCKBR gene encoding gastrin/cholecystokinin type B receptor isoform X1, producing the protein MELLRLNRSVPGPGPGSGASLCRPGGLLLNGSSASNLSCESPRIRGAGTRELELAIRITLYVVIFLMSVGGNVLIIVVLGLSRRLRTVTNAFLLSLAVSDLLLAVACMPFTLLPNLMGTFIFGTVVCKAVSYLMGVSVSVSTLSLVAIALERYSAICRPLQARVWQTRSHAARVIVATWLLSGLLMVPYPVYTAVQPAGPRVLQCVHRWPSARVRQTWSVLLLLLLFFVPGVVMAVAYGLISRELYLGLRFDGDSDSDSQSRVRSQGGLQDPAQRNGHCRIETGLAGEDGDGCYVQLPRSRPALELSALTAPTSGPGHGPQPVQAKLLAKKRVVRMLLVIVVLFFLCWLPVYSANTWRAFDGPGAHRALSGAPISFIHLLSYASACVNPLVYCFMHRRFRQACLETCSRCWPRPPRARPRPLPDEDPPTPSIASLSRLSYTTISTLGPG; encoded by the exons ATGGAGCTGCTGAGGCTGAACCGGAGCGTGCCGGGACCCGGACCTGGGTCGGGGGCTTCTCTGTGCCGCCCAGGGGGCCTCCTCCTCAACGGCAGCAGTGCCAGCAACCTCAGCTGCGAGTCCCCACGCATCCGCGGAGCCGGGACACGAG AATTGGAGCTGGCCATTAGAATCACCCTTTATGTCGTGATCTTTCTGATGAGCGTTGGAGGAAATGTGCTAATCATCGTGGTCCTGGGGCTTAGCCGGCGCCTGCGGACGGTCACCAATGCCTTCCTGCTCTCTCTCGCAGTCAGCGACCTCCTGCTGGCTGTGGCTTGCATGCCCTTCACCCTCCTGCCCAATCTCATGGGCACATTCATCTTTGGCACAGTCGTCTGCAAGGCAGTTTCCTACCTCATGG GGGTATCTGTGAGTGTGTCCACACTAAGCCTCGTGGCCATCGCCCTGGAACGGTACAGCGCCATCTGTCGGCCACTGCAGGCGCGTGTATGGCAGACGCGCTCCCACGCGGCTCGCGTGATTGTAGCCACATGGTTGCTGTCCGGGCTGCTCATGGTGCCCTACCCCGTGTACACCGCCGTGCAGCCAGCAGGGCCCCGTGTGCTACAGTGTGTGCATCGCTGGCCCAGTGCGCGCGTCCGCCAGACCTG GTCGgtgctgctgctcctgctcttgTTCTTCGTCCCGGGTGTGGTTATGGCTGTGGCCTACGGGCTAATCTCCCGCGAGCTCTACCTGGGGCTTCGCTTTGACGGTGACAGTGACAGCGACAGCCAGAGCCGGGTCCGAAGCCAAGGAGGGCTGCAGG ATCCAGCCCAACGGAACGGACATTGCCGGATCGAGACTGGGCTGGCTGGCGAGGACGGCGATGGCTGCTACGTGCAGCTTCCACGCTCCCGGCCTGCACTGGAGCTGTCGGCGCTGACGGCGCCCACTTCTGGGCCAGGACACGGCCCCCAGCCGGTCCAGGCAAAGTTGTTGGCCAAGAAGCGAGTGGTGCGAATGTTGCTGGTGATCGTTGTGCTTTTTTTCCTGTGTTGGCTGCCAGTGTACAGTGCCAACACGTGGCGCGCCTTCGATGGTCCTGGTGCGCACCGCGCACTCTCGGGTGCACCGATCTCCTTCATCCACTTGCTGAGCTATGCCTCCGCCTGTGTCAATCCCCTGGTCTACTGCTTCATGCACCGTCGCTTTCGTCAAGCCTGCCTCGAAACTTGCTCCCGCTGCTGGCCCCGCCCTCCACGAGCTCGCCCCAGGCCTCTCCCAGACGAGGACCCTCCCACCCCTTCCATTGCTTCGCTCTCCAGGCTGAGCTACACCACCATCAGCACTCTGGGGCCGGGCTGA